Proteins from one Mesotoga infera genomic window:
- a CDS encoding ABC transporter permease, which produces MAVETSRRRFEYERFGPLVALAVLFIISAIASPYFLQVQNLLNIMRQVSYTGIIALGMTFVIISGGIDLSVGSMVALVGGVVILTLNWAIGVFGAAAEAWAIFFALVVGILFGAGLGALNGLMITLGKIAPFIATLGTMAIFRSMALYVGSAGVFRSQSNLFPDLGMGKILEIPNPVVVFIVLAIIFSVILKQTRYGRYLCAVGSNPKVAKYSAIKVNLTRFISYVTVGITVGFSAVFLSARLNSMSSTTGGSNYELDAIAAVIIGGTPMTGGTGSIFGTVIGAITLGIINNMLNMLGVSPYLQGTVKGIVIIGAVLIQRKKNQ; this is translated from the coding sequence ATGGCCGTTGAAACTTCCAGAAGACGTTTTGAATACGAGAGGTTCGGTCCACTGGTAGCTCTCGCCGTACTGTTTATAATCTCAGCGATAGCGAGTCCTTACTTTCTACAGGTGCAGAACCTGCTGAACATAATGAGGCAGGTTTCCTACACGGGGATAATCGCTCTCGGCATGACTTTCGTGATAATTTCCGGAGGGATCGATCTCTCCGTCGGTTCTATGGTTGCCCTCGTCGGAGGCGTGGTTATACTGACTCTGAACTGGGCGATAGGAGTCTTTGGGGCCGCCGCCGAGGCATGGGCTATATTCTTCGCTCTGGTAGTTGGAATACTCTTCGGTGCGGGACTCGGCGCTCTCAACGGGCTCATGATCACACTGGGCAAGATCGCTCCCTTCATAGCCACACTGGGCACTATGGCCATATTCAGGTCAATGGCGTTGTATGTGGGTTCGGCAGGAGTTTTTAGATCCCAGAGCAACCTCTTCCCCGACCTGGGGATGGGAAAGATACTGGAGATACCCAATCCGGTCGTGGTTTTCATAGTTCTCGCGATAATCTTTTCTGTGATCCTCAAGCAGACGCGTTACGGCCGGTACCTGTGTGCCGTCGGTTCAAATCCAAAGGTCGCGAAGTATTCGGCCATAAAGGTCAATCTCACCAGGTTTATCTCGTATGTAACGGTCGGAATCACCGTTGGCTTCTCGGCCGTTTTCCTCTCGGCAAGATTGAACTCCATGAGTTCGACAACAGGTGGGTCCAACTACGAGCTTGACGCGATAGCCGCCGTCATAATCGGCGGAACGCCCATGACTGGAGGGACGGGGTCGATCTTCGGTACGGTGATCGGTGCGATCACTCTGGGTATAATCAACAACATGCTCAACATGCTGGGCGTATCGCCTTATCTGCAGGGTACGGTTAAGGGTATAGTTATCATCGGCGCAGTTTTGATCCAGCGCAAAAAGAACCAGTAG
- a CDS encoding ABC transporter ATP-binding protein produces the protein MIEVEGLYHSYTNDERYAVRNVSFNIKEGEIFGFLGPNGAGKSTTQKVLTGLLPLQKGSVKIASKDAGKPDSSFYNMIGVSFEQPNLYRKLTGLENLGYFAKMYDVPTEDPMELLRMVDLEEAASKRAGEYSKGMQQRLVFARSLINKPKIWFLDEPVSGLDPTTSATIKEIIRRKKKEGVTIFLTTHNMHIAEELCDRVAFIVAGEISLIDSPRNLKLRYGQKLVEVEYRLDGSVKKESFSLLQEADKAKLNSLIEKGTVETIHSKEATLEEIFIGVTGRELR, from the coding sequence ATGATAGAAGTTGAAGGACTGTACCATTCTTACACGAACGATGAACGATATGCAGTCAGAAACGTGTCGTTCAATATAAAGGAAGGAGAGATCTTCGGTTTTCTGGGTCCGAACGGCGCGGGTAAATCGACCACACAGAAGGTTTTGACAGGGTTGCTCCCTCTGCAGAAGGGCTCTGTGAAGATAGCCAGTAAGGATGCGGGCAAACCCGATTCGAGTTTCTATAATATGATAGGCGTTTCTTTTGAGCAGCCAAACCTGTACAGGAAACTGACGGGGCTGGAGAACCTGGGCTATTTCGCGAAGATGTACGATGTTCCAACGGAAGATCCCATGGAACTGCTGAGAATGGTAGATCTCGAAGAGGCCGCTTCGAAAAGGGCCGGGGAGTACTCCAAAGGTATGCAGCAGAGACTGGTATTTGCTCGCTCCCTGATAAACAAACCGAAGATCTGGTTCCTCGACGAGCCTGTTTCGGGACTGGATCCGACCACTTCGGCTACGATCAAAGAAATAATCAGACGAAAGAAGAAAGAGGGCGTTACCATCTTTCTCACGACCCACAACATGCATATAGCTGAAGAGCTCTGCGATCGTGTGGCTTTCATAGTCGCCGGAGAAATTTCGCTCATCGATTCTCCGAGAAACCTGAAGCTGCGATACGGACAAAAACTGGTCGAAGTCGAATACAGGCTCGACGGAAGCGTCAAGAAAGAGAGTTTCTCGCTGCTTCAGGAAGCCGATAAAGCGAAACTCAATTCCCTGATAGAAAAAGGAACGGTCGAGACTATACATTCGAAAGAAGCGACTCTCGAAGAGATTTTCATCGGGGTGACTGGCAGGGAGCTGAGATGA
- a CDS encoding ABC transporter substrate-binding protein has protein sequence MKKALVLTILVVFLLSAFAFAAEKIKIGVAIPSADHGWTGGIVWWAQKAIKDWNVKDPDVEFFLVTADSAAKQVGDVEDLMVKGIDALVILAHDSEPLTPVVEKAYNSGIFVVSVDRGLTKPVENVYVAGDNPGLGRVSGEWLAKALNYKGDIVVLEGIPCVINSERVDAFKAVIAKYPDIRILDSQPAYWQTEKGLEIMENYLQKYKKIDAVWAQDDDVLKGVLQAYKESGRNDIKIFLGGAGSKEMIKKVMDNDPLVKADVTYPPSMIATGISMAVMAMRGEQLNGFYQQQIPSKIILAAELIVPENAANYYEPDSIF, from the coding sequence GTGAAAAAAGCGTTGGTACTTACTATTCTCGTGGTTTTCCTTCTCTCCGCTTTTGCCTTTGCGGCCGAGAAGATCAAAATCGGAGTGGCAATACCCAGTGCAGATCATGGCTGGACTGGCGGCATCGTCTGGTGGGCACAGAAGGCAATTAAGGACTGGAACGTAAAGGATCCCGATGTAGAGTTCTTCCTGGTGACGGCCGATTCGGCAGCGAAACAGGTCGGAGACGTTGAAGATCTTATGGTAAAGGGTATCGATGCCCTGGTAATACTGGCACACGATTCCGAACCTCTTACCCCGGTTGTTGAAAAGGCCTACAACAGTGGAATCTTCGTGGTATCGGTTGACAGAGGCCTTACCAAGCCTGTCGAGAACGTTTACGTTGCAGGAGACAACCCAGGTCTGGGCCGTGTTTCTGGAGAGTGGCTCGCGAAAGCTCTCAATTACAAAGGCGACATCGTCGTGCTGGAGGGAATCCCCTGTGTTATCAACAGCGAAAGAGTCGACGCCTTCAAAGCTGTTATCGCTAAGTATCCAGATATAAGGATTCTCGACTCTCAACCCGCGTACTGGCAGACGGAAAAGGGTCTGGAAATAATGGAGAATTACCTCCAGAAGTACAAGAAGATCGATGCGGTCTGGGCGCAGGATGACGATGTGCTGAAAGGCGTTCTCCAGGCCTACAAGGAATCCGGCAGAAACGATATTAAGATCTTCCTCGGTGGCGCCGGCTCCAAAGAAATGATCAAGAAGGTTATGGACAACGATCCTCTCGTCAAGGCCGATGTGACTTATCCTCCTTCGATGATCGCAACGGGCATATCGATGGCCGTGATGGCGATGAGAGGGGAACAATTGAACGGCTTCTACCAGCAGCAGATTCCTTCTAAGATCATTCTTGCCGCTGAACTGATCGTACCGGAAAACGCGGCCAATTACTACGAACCGGATTCGATATTCTAA
- a CDS encoding Gfo/Idh/MocA family protein: MIEGKEIASAGQLRYGMLGGGEGSFIGDVHRKAIAMDGLAQLVAGCFSIDYEDTLRTAKKLRVADDRVYKDYVEMARKESGREDCIDFVDIATPNNTHYPIAREFLNAGINVVCEKPLTIDLAQAEELAALARKKGLLFAVTYTYSGYVMVKQAREMIRRGDIGEIRVVMGEYAQDWLATRLEDTGNMQASWRTDPSQTGRSNCVGDIGSHIENTVSYMTGLKIKSLCSSLDSFVPGRKLDDNAEILVRFDNGARGVYWASQVAVGHDNGLRVRIFGSKGSIEWEQENPNYLRVAYIGEPVQILSRGGSYMLPNAAKTSRIPAGHPEGYYEAFANIYRNFATALMKKKKGEDISDADFPSVEDGLEGVKFISKAVESSEAGSVWIDM, encoded by the coding sequence ATGATTGAAGGAAAGGAAATTGCCTCTGCAGGTCAGCTGAGATATGGAATGCTTGGGGGTGGAGAAGGCTCTTTCATTGGCGACGTACACAGAAAGGCGATCGCCATGGACGGTCTGGCACAACTCGTTGCCGGCTGTTTCTCGATAGATTACGAAGACACTCTCAGAACGGCGAAAAAACTTCGCGTCGCTGACGACAGGGTTTACAAAGACTACGTTGAAATGGCCAGGAAGGAGTCGGGCAGAGAAGACTGCATAGACTTCGTAGATATCGCGACACCCAACAACACGCATTATCCAATTGCAAGAGAGTTTCTAAATGCCGGCATAAACGTTGTCTGCGAGAAACCGTTGACCATAGATCTGGCGCAGGCCGAAGAACTCGCCGCACTGGCGAGGAAAAAGGGATTGCTCTTCGCCGTCACTTACACCTACTCCGGTTATGTGATGGTGAAACAGGCAAGAGAAATGATACGGCGGGGTGATATTGGAGAGATCAGGGTCGTAATGGGTGAGTACGCCCAGGACTGGCTGGCCACACGTCTGGAGGACACTGGGAATATGCAGGCCTCCTGGAGGACCGATCCCTCCCAGACTGGCCGATCCAACTGCGTCGGGGATATAGGAAGCCACATAGAGAATACGGTATCATACATGACCGGATTGAAGATCAAGTCCCTGTGTTCCAGTCTGGACTCTTTCGTTCCCGGTCGTAAGCTCGACGACAACGCCGAGATACTAGTGAGATTCGACAACGGCGCCAGGGGCGTTTACTGGGCATCGCAAGTTGCAGTGGGTCACGACAACGGACTGAGAGTGAGGATCTTCGGAAGCAAGGGATCCATAGAGTGGGAACAGGAAAACCCCAACTACCTCAGGGTGGCCTATATCGGTGAGCCGGTTCAGATACTTTCCAGGGGCGGAAGCTATATGTTGCCGAACGCCGCAAAGACGTCTCGGATCCCGGCGGGTCATCCCGAGGGTTATTACGAAGCCTTCGCCAACATCTACCGCAACTTCGCAACTGCGCTGATGAAAAAGAAAAAAGGTGAAGATATTTCCGACGCGGATTTTCCGAGCGTGGAAGATGGACTCGAGGGAGTCAAGTTCATAAGCAAAGCTGTCGAGAGTTCTGAAGCCGGCAGCGTATGGATAGACATGTAG
- a CDS encoding sugar phosphate isomerase/epimerase family protein, with protein MGKRPVTLFTGQWADLTFEEICKKASSWGYDGLEIACWGDHMDLERAATDPAYVENRKNILEKYDLKCWALGAHLEGQCVGDLYDSRLDGFAPDSCKGYPEKIRAWGIKQMMFAPTAARNMGCYTVTGFTGSPVWKFWYSFPQTTEKMVEDGYKEIFDLWTPIFDRFDSEGVTFSLEVHPTEIAFDYYTAKKLLEVFKYRKTLGFNFDPSHLIWQGVKPHLFIRDFGDRIYHVHMKDAAVTLDGRAGILGSMLTFGDTRRGWNFRSLGHGQVDFEEIIRELNNVGYSGPLSVEWEDSGMEREYGAREAAQFVRKVDFEPSNIAFDDALRS; from the coding sequence ATGGGAAAGAGACCGGTTACTCTCTTTACGGGTCAATGGGCCGATCTGACCTTTGAGGAGATCTGCAAAAAAGCCAGTTCCTGGGGCTACGACGGCCTCGAAATAGCCTGCTGGGGCGATCATATGGATCTCGAAAGGGCCGCGACTGATCCCGCTTATGTGGAGAACAGGAAAAATATCCTCGAGAAGTACGATCTGAAATGCTGGGCGCTCGGCGCTCATCTTGAGGGGCAATGTGTAGGAGATCTGTACGATTCAAGGCTCGACGGTTTCGCACCGGACAGTTGCAAGGGTTATCCTGAAAAGATAAGAGCCTGGGGCATAAAACAGATGATGTTCGCACCCACAGCTGCCAGAAATATGGGTTGCTACACCGTCACCGGTTTCACCGGCTCCCCTGTTTGGAAGTTCTGGTATTCCTTCCCTCAGACCACGGAGAAGATGGTGGAAGACGGTTATAAAGAGATATTCGATCTCTGGACACCGATATTCGACAGGTTCGACTCCGAAGGGGTGACTTTCTCTCTAGAAGTCCATCCTACGGAGATCGCTTTCGATTACTATACCGCGAAGAAACTGCTCGAGGTATTCAAGTATAGAAAGACGCTCGGCTTCAACTTCGATCCAAGCCACCTGATATGGCAGGGAGTTAAACCCCACCTCTTCATACGCGATTTTGGCGACAGGATCTACCACGTTCACATGAAAGATGCGGCCGTTACACTGGATGGCAGGGCCGGAATCCTCGGCTCCATGCTGACTTTTGGTGATACCCGGAGGGGCTGGAACTTCAGGTCGCTCGGTCACGGCCAAGTCGATTTTGAAGAGATAATAAGAGAGCTTAACAACGTTGGGTATTCTGGTCCTCTCTCTGTAGAATGGGAAGACAGCGGTATGGAGAGGGAGTACGGAGCCCGCGAAGCGGCACAGTTCGTTAGGAAGGTGGATTTCGAACCTTCCAACATAGCCTTTGACGATGCACTTAGAAGCTGA
- a CDS encoding sugar ABC transporter ATP-binding protein produces MGEVLIKTSGIAKEFSGVRVLDDINVEIEKGEIFGIIGENGAGKSTLVKIFSGIYNPTEGKLFFEGREVEVKDPIHAKAIGISLIPQEFNLINELNVYENIFLGSELTGRGFLAKKAMKKRTRELLKELETNINPDEKIERLSVAQKQMVEIAKALAHDSKLLIMDEPTTVLTQNEINILFNLMRRLKERGVTIIYISHKLKEVKSICDRVMVLRDGITISVTGTAELDEHEMAKRMVGRELSQVFPEKTKPSDEIVLEVRNLSVRGLLKNISFDLKRGEILGFAGLVGAGRTELAEAIIGIRKKETGTINIKGRAVEIKSPSDAVKNKIAYLSEDRQGSGILVSFDIIGNTTLISLPAYSRILINHKLEKEKTQQYVDKFNIRAASLKTRLEFFSGGNQQKVSLAKSLDPQPEIFIFDEPTRGIDVNAKREIYRFINELVKEGVSCIIISSELEEIIGMSNRVVVMKEGTVTGILEGEHINEEEIMLHATGLKGVA; encoded by the coding sequence ATGGGAGAGGTCTTGATAAAGACTTCGGGGATCGCCAAGGAGTTTTCCGGGGTCAGGGTTCTAGATGATATAAACGTAGAAATAGAGAAGGGCGAGATCTTCGGGATAATCGGCGAAAACGGCGCCGGAAAATCGACTCTTGTTAAAATTTTCAGCGGGATCTATAACCCTACCGAAGGAAAACTCTTCTTCGAAGGTCGGGAAGTCGAGGTCAAGGATCCCATACACGCCAAGGCTATCGGAATATCTCTCATTCCCCAGGAGTTCAACCTCATAAACGAACTCAACGTTTACGAAAACATCTTTCTCGGAAGCGAGCTCACCGGCAGGGGTTTTCTGGCCAAAAAGGCTATGAAGAAGAGAACCCGGGAACTCCTCAAGGAGCTAGAAACCAATATAAACCCAGACGAAAAGATAGAGAGGCTCAGTGTGGCGCAGAAACAGATGGTGGAGATCGCCAAGGCCCTGGCCCACGATTCGAAGCTTTTGATCATGGATGAACCGACGACCGTCCTCACGCAGAACGAGATAAACATACTCTTCAACCTTATGAGGAGACTCAAAGAACGGGGCGTAACCATCATCTATATCTCTCACAAATTGAAAGAAGTGAAAAGCATTTGCGACCGCGTGATGGTCCTCAGGGACGGTATCACGATAAGCGTAACCGGGACCGCCGAACTGGACGAGCATGAGATGGCGAAAAGAATGGTGGGAAGAGAGTTGAGCCAGGTCTTCCCCGAAAAGACCAAACCGTCAGACGAAATTGTTCTTGAAGTCAGGAATCTCTCCGTGCGAGGTCTTCTGAAGAATATCTCTTTCGACTTGAAGAGAGGAGAGATCCTGGGATTCGCAGGTCTGGTGGGGGCAGGGAGAACGGAGCTGGCCGAAGCGATCATTGGCATACGAAAGAAAGAGACCGGCACCATCAACATCAAAGGAAGGGCCGTGGAGATAAAATCTCCCAGCGATGCCGTAAAAAACAAAATAGCCTATCTGTCGGAAGATCGTCAGGGTAGCGGAATACTTGTCTCCTTCGATATAATAGGCAACACGACTTTGATATCACTGCCGGCTTACTCCAGGATACTCATAAACCACAAGCTGGAAAAGGAAAAGACCCAGCAGTACGTGGATAAATTCAACATAAGGGCAGCATCTCTAAAAACAAGGCTTGAATTTTTCAGCGGCGGGAATCAGCAGAAGGTTTCACTCGCCAAGTCGCTAGATCCGCAACCGGAGATCTTCATTTTCGATGAACCCACAAGAGGAATAGATGTCAACGCCAAAAGAGAGATCTACCGGTTCATCAACGAGCTCGTAAAGGAAGGGGTTTCGTGTATCATAATATCCTCCGAGCTCGAGGAGATAATCGGTATGAGTAACCGCGTTGTCGTTATGAAAGAGGGCACGGTCACAGGTATCCTGGAGGGAGAACATATAAACGAGGAAGAAATAATGCTTCACGCGACTGGACTCAAGGGGGTTGCATGA
- a CDS encoding ABC transporter permease, with product MMRLAANTLKELKLGWRSYYFLLVVGVAIAYFLLVTFLIPEDLTVSPDVVVLNEMEEGSQVMENLFGGDMESDKLLLAKDRDDLEKTMNRRFNSVGIVLKGSEREPAFELVFQGHESQDIRELLRLSILQRTGALNSEEGYGIEYLEDRKPVDEAIPFNKSFLPVLLMSEAVMLGMFLVFAMIFGEKSEETIKAYSITPGRIWEYLGAKVIVLAILGVLFTLILTPMVVGIGPRYGELLLIVIIGSALSTSIALIFASFYDNLSQSLVPMLGLSLVFGLPMISFFIPGFSPWYLRILPTYTILFALKGAVFPGSTQVGISSLWLIALEGAIAFAVAVMVYGQRVRKN from the coding sequence ATGATGAGACTGGCTGCCAACACTTTGAAGGAACTCAAACTTGGCTGGCGGAGCTATTACTTTCTTCTCGTTGTCGGGGTCGCGATCGCGTACTTTCTTCTGGTGACTTTTCTCATCCCCGAAGATCTTACCGTGAGCCCGGATGTGGTGGTCCTGAACGAGATGGAAGAAGGCTCTCAAGTCATGGAAAACCTTTTCGGAGGTGATATGGAGAGCGATAAACTTTTACTGGCCAAAGATAGAGACGATCTCGAGAAAACAATGAACCGACGTTTCAACAGTGTCGGAATAGTTCTGAAAGGCTCTGAAAGAGAACCGGCTTTCGAACTGGTCTTTCAGGGTCATGAAAGCCAGGATATCAGGGAACTGTTGAGGCTTTCTATATTGCAGAGAACGGGCGCTCTCAATTCGGAGGAGGGATATGGTATCGAGTATCTTGAAGATCGAAAACCAGTCGATGAAGCGATCCCCTTCAACAAGTCCTTTCTCCCGGTTCTCTTGATGTCCGAAGCGGTAATGCTGGGAATGTTCCTTGTCTTTGCCATGATCTTCGGCGAGAAGTCTGAGGAAACTATAAAGGCTTACAGTATCACCCCGGGGAGGATATGGGAGTATCTCGGGGCGAAGGTCATCGTACTCGCGATTCTTGGAGTGCTCTTCACTCTCATACTGACTCCCATGGTTGTCGGAATCGGTCCGAGGTATGGCGAGCTATTGTTGATAGTAATTATCGGAAGCGCCCTTTCAACATCTATAGCGCTTATCTTTGCGAGTTTCTATGACAACCTCTCCCAGTCGCTTGTTCCAATGCTTGGGCTGAGTCTCGTATTCGGTCTGCCGATGATATCCTTTTTCATTCCGGGATTCTCGCCCTGGTATCTCAGGATTCTGCCCACTTACACTATCCTTTTTGCGCTCAAGGGGGCCGTCTTCCCTGGTTCAACGCAAGTTGGCATCTCCAGTCTGTGGCTGATAGCCCTTGAGGGAGCGATCGCTTTCGCTGTCGCGGTGATGGTTTACGGGCAGCGAGTCCGAAAAAATTGA
- a CDS encoding ABC transporter permease produces MNVRRVLNIFKLDTLNSRRDKVMIYTLLAPIILTIVFKLISPDFQSLSIDFVVPENAAKLAVQLDRYANVEQVGSIQEMKDAVARGDDRIGVYESEGKYVLVMQGDESPQARELAELAISAVLEGDTSLINIDFSDNGRVIPPITLFGFSFVVILSFTLGGFIIGFSIIEEKESGAMRALMVTPISKAEFLLGRSIMGISVPIVHALLAVLIFAIGGLDILKLIMVTVVSSVIGIVMGFLIGVMSSSQMTGLANMKISVLLLLMPVMIAFVLPENRQFIFYWSPTYWSFAALKDILTRNAEWGGFLLQLLWISLTTGLLFLLMRGKIKSGLKTYQS; encoded by the coding sequence ATGAATGTGAGAAGAGTTCTCAATATATTCAAGCTTGACACACTGAACAGCCGCAGGGACAAAGTGATGATCTATACACTGCTTGCGCCCATAATACTAACGATCGTATTCAAACTGATATCGCCGGATTTTCAGAGCCTGTCGATCGATTTCGTCGTGCCAGAGAACGCGGCTAAACTGGCCGTTCAGCTGGACAGGTACGCAAACGTAGAACAGGTGGGTAGCATACAGGAAATGAAAGATGCGGTAGCCCGTGGAGACGACCGGATTGGAGTCTATGAGAGCGAGGGGAAGTACGTCCTGGTGATGCAGGGCGACGAATCGCCACAGGCGCGTGAACTGGCAGAGCTGGCGATTTCGGCTGTACTCGAGGGAGACACGTCATTGATAAATATCGACTTCAGCGACAACGGAAGAGTGATACCGCCGATTACACTCTTCGGTTTCAGCTTTGTGGTCATACTCTCTTTTACCCTGGGAGGCTTCATTATAGGATTCAGTATAATCGAAGAGAAAGAGAGCGGAGCCATGAGGGCCTTGATGGTAACGCCGATTTCGAAGGCCGAATTCCTTCTGGGAAGGAGCATAATGGGGATCTCTGTGCCGATAGTCCACGCGCTTTTGGCCGTCTTGATCTTCGCGATTGGCGGTCTGGATATACTCAAGCTCATAATGGTGACTGTTGTGAGTTCGGTCATAGGCATAGTGATGGGTTTTTTGATCGGAGTCATGTCTTCCAGCCAGATGACCGGTTTGGCAAATATGAAAATAAGCGTTCTACTTCTGTTGATGCCCGTCATGATTGCTTTTGTCTTACCCGAAAACAGACAGTTCATATTCTACTGGTCTCCGACTTACTGGTCGTTTGCCGCGCTGAAAGATATTCTTACACGTAACGCGGAATGGGGAGGTTTTCTCCTACAACTTCTGTGGATATCTCTCACGACAGGACTGCTTTTCCTTCTCATGAGGGGAAAGATAAAGAGCGGACTCAAGACTTATCAGAGTTGA